In one window of Leptospira sp. GIMC2001 DNA:
- the atpC gene encoding ATP synthase F1 subunit epsilon: protein MSEESTQKSLKVSILSPEKNLFSGEVASVVVPGEVGSFGIYPNHAPLVASLGIGIIQIRKIDGSVLKMVVDGGFVEVRKSVVNILADGADSMESINIAESEARLAELAAMPASLDKVKEIKKAKTRILLKQN, encoded by the coding sequence ATGTCAGAAGAAAGCACTCAAAAATCACTGAAAGTTTCCATCCTTTCACCAGAGAAAAACTTATTCTCTGGTGAGGTTGCATCCGTTGTGGTTCCAGGGGAAGTAGGTTCATTTGGTATCTACCCAAACCATGCTCCCTTGGTTGCTTCTCTGGGAATAGGAATCATTCAGATTCGTAAGATCGATGGTTCCGTTCTGAAAATGGTAGTGGATGGTGGATTCGTAGAAGTCCGTAAATCTGTTGTGAATATCCTCGCAGATGGTGCTGATAGCATGGAATCTATCAATATTGCTGAATCTGAAGCTCGATTGGCTGAGCTTGCTGCTATGCCAGCCTCACTAGACAAAGTGAAGGAAATAAAAAAAGCCAAAACTCGCATTTTACTCAAACAAAATTAA
- the atpD gene encoding F0F1 ATP synthase subunit beta, producing MNKGKIKQIIGSVIDVTFEGGKLPEIYNALEINTVIEGKPVKIITEVQMHIGGNAVRAIALSSSDGLVRGLEVIDTGAPISVPVGEKTLGRIFNVLGEPVDEAGPVSVTDRLPIHRSAPAYEDLSPKTEVFETGIKVIDLLAPYIKGGKTGLFGGAGVGKTVLIQELINNIAKQHGGFSVFAGVGERTREGNDLWREMKESGVIDKTVLCYGQMNEPPGARLRVALSALTMAEHFRDTIGTDVLLFVDNIFRFSQAGSEVSALLGRMPSAVGYQPTLSTEMGALQERITSTQRGSITSVQAIYVPADDLTDPAPATAFTHLDATTVLSRAISDKGIYPAVDPLDSTSRVMNPDILGEEHYSVAREIQRILQRYKDLQDIIAILGMDELSEDDKILVARARKIEKFLSQPFHVAEVFTGAPGKYVKLEDTIRSFKELISGKYDDLPEQAFYMVGSIDDAIEKAKKLRANN from the coding sequence ATGAATAAAGGTAAAATAAAACAAATCATCGGATCCGTTATCGACGTTACTTTCGAGGGCGGCAAACTTCCAGAGATCTACAACGCTCTTGAAATCAATACAGTTATCGAAGGGAAACCTGTAAAAATCATCACTGAGGTGCAAATGCATATCGGTGGTAACGCTGTTCGTGCGATCGCTCTTTCTTCATCGGATGGACTGGTTAGAGGTCTTGAAGTTATCGATACAGGAGCTCCCATCAGCGTTCCGGTAGGTGAGAAAACCTTAGGAAGAATTTTCAACGTTTTGGGTGAGCCAGTAGATGAAGCAGGTCCTGTAAGTGTTACAGATCGTCTTCCGATTCATAGATCTGCTCCAGCGTATGAGGATCTTTCTCCAAAAACAGAAGTATTTGAAACAGGTATTAAGGTGATCGATCTACTTGCTCCTTATATCAAAGGTGGTAAGACCGGATTATTCGGTGGTGCGGGTGTTGGTAAAACAGTTCTCATTCAAGAATTGATCAACAATATTGCTAAGCAACATGGTGGATTTTCGGTTTTCGCTGGAGTGGGTGAGAGAACAAGAGAAGGAAATGACCTTTGGAGAGAGATGAAGGAGTCGGGCGTTATCGACAAAACAGTTCTTTGTTATGGTCAGATGAATGAACCTCCAGGTGCTCGTTTAAGAGTTGCTCTTTCTGCTCTTACAATGGCGGAACATTTCCGTGATACCATTGGAACAGACGTACTTTTATTCGTAGATAATATTTTCCGTTTCTCGCAAGCGGGATCTGAAGTATCTGCTCTTTTGGGAAGGATGCCTTCTGCTGTGGGTTACCAACCAACTCTTTCTACTGAGATGGGTGCGCTTCAAGAAAGGATTACATCGACTCAACGTGGATCGATTACATCAGTTCAAGCGATTTACGTTCCTGCGGACGACTTGACTGACCCAGCTCCAGCTACGGCTTTTACTCACTTGGACGCAACAACAGTATTATCAAGAGCGATCTCCGATAAAGGTATCTATCCTGCGGTAGATCCATTGGATTCTACTTCTAGAGTTATGAACCCAGATATTTTGGGTGAAGAGCATTACTCCGTTGCCCGTGAGATCCAAAGAATTCTTCAAAGATACAAAGACCTTCAAGATATCATTGCGATTCTTGGTATGGACGAACTTTCAGAAGACGATAAGATCTTGGTTGCTCGTGCAAGAAAGATAGAGAAATTTTTGTCACAGCCTTTCCATGTTGCAGAAGTTTTCACAGGAGCTCCTGGTAAATATGTGAAGCTTGAAGATACAATTCGTTCTTTCAAAGAATTGATCAGTGGTAAGTACGATGATCTTCCAGAACAAGCTTTCTACATGGTTGGATCGATTGATGATGCGATCGAAAAAGCTAAGAAATTAAGAGCGAATAACTAA